In the Deinococcus ficus genome, one interval contains:
- a CDS encoding amino acid ABC transporter permease: MTAAKTAPARQSPMSPGAILLWVAGAALAFIALFYVITLILRAMPDPIGPRADLFVQGARMTLQLTVVSGLIGLAVGMLAGIMKVSASPLVRAPANLFVWLIRGTPLLVQILFVYNALPPLLQGIGLNVSLNEFWSAVIALALNVGAYNAEVIRAGILAIPKGQTEAARSLGLTSGKTMQTVVLPQAMRIVVPPLVNNIVALLKDSSLASTIALLELSLAGARVSSETFMPIPVLTTIAAVYLALTTVMTFFTDQLEKRVKIASR, translated from the coding sequence ATGACCGCCGCGAAGACCGCACCGGCCCGCCAGTCGCCCATGAGCCCGGGCGCCATCCTGCTGTGGGTGGCCGGGGCCGCCCTGGCCTTCATCGCGCTGTTCTACGTGATCACCCTGATTCTCCGGGCGATGCCCGACCCCATCGGGCCGCGCGCCGACCTGTTCGTGCAGGGCGCGCGCATGACCCTGCAACTCACCGTGGTGAGCGGCCTGATCGGCCTGGCCGTGGGCATGCTGGCCGGCATCATGAAGGTCAGTGCCAGCCCGCTGGTGCGCGCGCCCGCGAACCTGTTCGTGTGGCTGATCCGCGGCACGCCGTTGCTGGTGCAGATCCTGTTCGTGTACAACGCCCTGCCGCCCCTGCTGCAGGGCATCGGCCTGAACGTCAGCCTGAACGAGTTCTGGTCGGCGGTGATCGCCCTGGCCCTGAACGTCGGCGCGTACAACGCCGAGGTGATCCGCGCCGGTATCCTCGCCATTCCCAAGGGCCAGACGGAAGCCGCGCGCAGCCTGGGCCTGACCAGCGGCAAGACCATGCAGACGGTCGTGCTGCCGCAGGCCATGCGGATCGTCGTGCCGCCCCTGGTGAACAACATCGTGGCGCTGCTCAAGGACTCCTCGCTGGCCAGCACCATCGCCCTGCTGGAACTCTCCCTGGCCGGCGCGCGCGTCAGCAGCGAGACGTTCATGCCCATCCCGGTCCTGACCACCATCGCGGCCGTGTACCTCGCGCTGACCACCGTCATGACCTTCTTCACCGACCAGCTGGAAAAACGCGTGAAGATCGCCAGCCGCTGA
- a CDS encoding AI-2E family transporter — MTLPPHPDPHVPAPAPAANEPLRSALRRGENVVELIAVLWQRPAVRLVVYLIAVPLALWVLLRGMQLLTSVLVTILLAYGLAFLCNPLLVWLERRGVGRGLGVLLVLILGLGLVTGIVMTLSSQVQSMLQSLPQLARSLKELAMNLLDHLGNVQGAEGLRDRVSEAIDKQLSGIQQGAGPLAERILNSGPDVMHTLSNLVGWLGQVGFIVTLAMYFMFDYDGVGRTLVGVFPKRWQPTIVRLSDDVSESFGSYLRGTLLTMVACVVLATGGLLLLKVPNALAIGLMSGFINLFPYVGIVLASILAMVQAVPLGTTTILLVALLYFLINQLLGNVIGPIIMGRTTQLTASTILVALLIGLALGGAGGALLAIPVATLIKRWVERYWLPSAAHEGDPSDAPAGVLGEPDLDPVEIMSDLQPDDPRQEAKGLSDGT, encoded by the coding sequence GTGACCCTCCCGCCCCACCCTGACCCGCACGTCCCCGCCCCGGCCCCGGCGGCCAACGAGCCGCTCCGCTCCGCGCTGCGCCGCGGGGAGAACGTGGTGGAACTGATCGCCGTGCTGTGGCAGCGGCCCGCGGTGCGGCTGGTGGTGTACCTGATCGCGGTGCCGCTGGCGCTGTGGGTGCTGCTGCGCGGCATGCAGCTCCTGACCAGCGTGCTGGTCACGATCCTGCTCGCGTACGGACTGGCGTTCCTGTGCAACCCGCTGCTGGTGTGGCTGGAGCGGCGCGGGGTGGGCCGGGGCCTGGGCGTGCTGCTGGTGCTGATCCTGGGCCTGGGGCTGGTGACGGGCATCGTCATGACCCTGAGTTCCCAGGTGCAGAGCATGCTGCAGAGCCTGCCGCAGCTCGCCCGGTCCCTGAAGGAACTCGCCATGAACCTCCTCGATCACCTGGGGAACGTGCAGGGCGCCGAGGGCCTGCGCGACCGGGTGAGCGAGGCCATCGACAAGCAGCTCAGCGGCATCCAGCAGGGCGCCGGGCCGCTTGCCGAACGCATCCTGAATTCCGGCCCGGACGTCATGCACACCCTGAGCAACCTGGTGGGGTGGCTGGGGCAGGTGGGGTTCATCGTGACGCTCGCCATGTACTTCATGTTCGATTACGACGGTGTGGGCCGCACGCTGGTGGGGGTGTTCCCGAAACGCTGGCAGCCGACCATCGTCCGGCTGTCCGACGACGTGAGCGAGAGCTTCGGGTCGTACCTGCGGGGCACGCTGCTCACCATGGTGGCGTGCGTGGTGCTCGCCACCGGCGGGCTGCTGCTGCTGAAGGTCCCGAACGCCCTGGCGATCGGGCTGATGAGCGGGTTCATCAACCTGTTCCCGTACGTGGGGATCGTGCTGGCGTCCATCCTGGCGATGGTGCAGGCCGTGCCCCTGGGCACGACCACCATCCTGCTGGTGGCGCTGCTGTACTTCCTGATCAACCAGTTGCTCGGAAACGTCATCGGGCCGATCATCATGGGCCGCACCACGCAGCTGACCGCCTCCACAATCTTGGTGGCGCTGCTGATCGGGCTGGCGCTGGGCGGCGCGGGCGGCGCGCTGCTGGCCATTCCAGTCGCCACGCTGATCAAGCGCTGGGTGGAACGCTACTGGCTGCCCAGCGCCGCGCACGAGGGCGACCCGAGCGACGCGCCGGCCGGGGTGCTGGGCGAACCGGACCTGGACCCGGTGGAGATCATGAGCGACCTGCAGCCCGACGACCCCCGTCAGGAAGCCAAGGGCCTGAGCGACGGCACCTGA